GCCTAATATGGCAGGACCCAAAACTATACCCACCAGAAGTTCTGCAGTCACACTGGATTGCTTCAGTTTCTCGAAGAGGTAGCCTGCGATCTTGCAGAGCCCCAAAAGCAATGCAAACTGGATGAGGAACAGCATCAAATGGTGTTCTGTAATAGGTCCCATCAATTCTCCTATTAGGATACACTAGTCAAGCATTGGCGGTCATTTGACCTTTTACATCTATACATAACCTATATGTTATTAAGGTCAAATGGACTTCAAAGTATGTTCTAATTATGCATTTCCTGAAGTCCAAGCCCCCTTTTAAACTCATTCTTCTATAGATAGATATCCAGGGTGACTTGAACTCCAGAAACTATTATGCCTGAACTATATATTACAGAATAGAGCAAAAGAGGCTTGCGGTCAAGATTTTTCTTGAAATTTGGCGTAAAATAGATTTACAAAGCTGCCTTCATGCCGTGAAATTACTGTGGTGCCGAAGCAGATATTGTCCCGTTATGCCCGTGTGGTCACTCGATGATAATGGCTTAATAACTGCTTCAGATCTAGTTCATCTCAAGGGGAACAAAAGGGATAATGCCAGCAGGAGCATTTTCCAGTGTTGGGCAGGGTAAATGTGCGTTAAATGCCTAATTTCTGACAGGCGATTCTGGCGGCTTCCTGATGGGCGGCTTTCTTGGTGTTGCCTTTACCGATGCAACTCAGTTTGTTTCCGATGCGCACTTCGATGGTAAAGACCTTTTGGTGTTCGGGGCCGTCTTCGCAGATGGTGACGTATTTTGGCGGATCCTGATTGTGTCCTTGCAGATACTCCTGCAAAATCGACTTGTAGTTTACCAGTTCGTCGCGGGTAACAGTCTCTTCATAGTTTATCAGAAGGTGACTTTTGATGAAGCGCGATGCTGCCGCAATACCGCTATCCAGATAGATCGCACAGATCAGAGCCTCCACGCTGTCGGAGAGGATGGATGGCTTTTCAGCTCCCCCCGAGGCTGCTTCTTCCGGGCTTAAAAGCAGATATTTGCCCAGTTCCAGGCTGTTTGCTTTCAAGGTTAGATAGGTCTCGGATACTATCTTGGATTTAAGTTTGGAGAGCTTGCCTTCCTGCTCGTTAGGATGGCGGCTGAAGAGTTCTTTGGACACTACAAAGCCCAGAATGCTATCACCCAAAAACTCCATGCGTTCGAATGGAGATGGCATCTTGTGGTCGTTGAAATGCCTCCGCAGGTAAGATTTGTGGGTGAGAGCAGCCTTGAGCAGTGTCATATCGTTGAAATTGTAGTCCATACGCTTTTGCAGAGATTGCAAGCTTTTTTCCCACTTGGGATAGCTTTCCGGCATATGTTTGCCGTTGAAGTATTCAAGGATTTGCGAGACAATATTCTTCAAGTTTTTACTCATCTTTCCAAAATGAAATGGTCCCGCCGATGGCAATGCCAGCGGGGGACCACAAATGATTCATTTAGCCTTTGTAGCGAGTGATTACCACTGAGCTGTTGTGCCCGCCAAAACCGAGGGAATTTGATAAAGCGGCATTTACCTCTTGTTTTGCTGCGCAAGCTACAGTGTAGTCCAGATCGCAATCGGGATCGGGATTTAACAAGTTCATGGTGGGGTGAATGATGCCGGTTTCGATGCTTTTCACGCATACGATGGCTTCGATGCCTGCAGCAGCACCCAGCATGTGTCCGACCATGGATTTGGTGGAGTTTATCTTCAGCTTGTAAGCCTTGGCTCCAAACACTGTTTTAATGGATTGAGTTTCACCTTTGTCGTTCAAAGGTGTAGATGTGCCGTGGGCGTTGATGTAGTCAATATCATCGATGCATAATCCAGCATCTTTGATCGCCATAATAATAGCTCGCGCACTACCCTCGCCGTCTTCGGAAGGAGCAGTAATGTGGTAAGCATCGGCAGAGGCTCCGTAACCTGCAAGCTCTGCGTAAATCTTCGCTCCACGGGCTTTGGCATGCTCAAGCTCTTCCAATACCAGCATAGCCGCACCTTCGCTCATTACAAAGCCATCGCGTTCTTTATCAAACGGTCTGGAGGCAGTTTGAGGATCGTCGTTACGGGTGGAAAGAGCGCGCATAGACGAAAATCCACCTACTGCAAGGGGGGTTACCGCAGCTTCAGTACCTCCGGAAATCACGATGTCGGCATCGCCATATTGGATGGAGCGCAACGCTGTTCCCAATGCATGATTGGCACTGCTGCAAGCGCTCATAACATTGAAGTTTATCCCCTTAAAATTGTGTTCGATACTGATATGGGCAGCTGCGATATTGCCGATCATCTTGGGGATAAAGAATGGACTAATCCTGCGGGGGCCTGCAGTGTAACATTTGATGCATTCTTCTTCAAAAGTAAGGATGCCTCCGATCCCCGCTCCAGTAATCACTCCGGTGCGATCAGGATCGAAATTGCCCGGTTCCAAACCGGCGTCTATGACCGCTTCCCGAGCGGCAATCATAGCAAACTGAGTATATAAATCCAGTTTCTTTACTTCTTTATGTTCAAAATGGTCTTCGGGATTGTAGTTCTTTACCTCTGCGGCGATTTTAACAGGGAGATTTTCGGTATCAAAACGAGAGATCAAACCAACTCCAACTACTCCGCCCACAAGGCTGTGCCAAGTTTGGACAACATTGTGGCCAACCGGAGTAATAGCACCGATACCGGTTATCACGACTCTTCTTCTTTGCATATATACCTCTTATCTGGTCTTCTTGCAGCCGGTATACCGACTTTGAAAGCAGGGCATTTGCCTAAATCCACATGGCTGTGATGATGCAGACAAAAGCGCTTGAATAAAACGGAACCAATCCTGATATCAATGCTATCAGGATTGATTCCAGGCGTTTGGTACGATTATCCCAATTTTTCCTTCAGATAATCGATGGCTTGGCCAACGGTACGAAGTTTATCCTGATCTTCATCAGGAATAGTAAGACCAAATTCATCTTCGAAAGCCATGACCAATTCCACTGTATCCAGGGAGTCGGCACGCAAATCTTCGATGAAGTTTGCTGCAGGAACGATCTGAGCTTCTTCTACGCCCAGTTTGTCCATTACGATCTGTTTTACTTTTGCTTCAATATCCATTGTTCCTCCTATGTAATTGAAGAGAGATTTCTCTATGTAGGTAATTATTTAGTGCATGGTAAGGCCGCCGTCAACCGCGATGGTTTGCCCTGTGATGTAGCTGCTGTCTTCGGAAGCAAGAAACATACATATCTTGGCGATATCATCCGGCGACCCCATCCTTCCCAAGGGAATTGCGGTGGCATAGCTGGCACGTATCTCATCGCTGAGGCTTGCGGTCATTTCTGTCTCGATAAAGCCCGGTGCTACGGCATTCACTCTAATGTTGCGCCTGGCGAATTCCTTGGCGCAGCTTTTGGTAAAGGCAATCAAACCACCTTTGGATGCTGCGTAGTTTGCCTGTCCGCTATTACCCATCAAACCGATCACGCTGGCCATATTGATGATGCTGCCTTGACGGGCTTTCATCATGTGTTTAAATACTTTCTGAGTGCAGATGAAGCTTCCTTTCAGGTTGATGTCCATCACCAACTGCCATTCTTCTTCCGTCATGCGGATCATCAGGTTGTCTCTGGTTACTCCGGCGTTGTTTATCAGAACGTCGATCTTGCCGTGTTCTTGAACGATTTGCGCAAAGAGCTCTTCTATGCCAGCGGAGTCTGTAACGTTGCCCGTGTAACCGAAGGCCTTTCCGCCTATGGTATTGAGGTCGTCTACCGCCTTCTGTACGGCATCATTATTGATATCCAACACTATCACTGTGGCATTTGCTTTGGCGAAGTGTCTGGCAAGGGTAAATCCTATGCCTCTAGCACTTCCGGTAATGAGTATCACTGTATTGGTAAAATCGTACATTGTATTTCCTTATATATATTGTAGGGATTTCATGAGCGGCGTTCAGGCTAATAGTCGCTCTAACTCAGCAAAATCCACTTTTCGATCAACTGAATACACAGCCACTTCTTTGTCAATGTTCTTTATCATTCCGCTCAGGACTTTCTGTGGGCCAAATTCTATAAAGCGCTCTACGCCATGATCTATCATATAGCGCACGCTATCTACCCAACGAACGGCTGAGATGATCTGTTTACCCAGTTTCTCACGTTCGATATCGCCATCAGCGGATGGCAGAGCGTCGTAATTTGATATTACGGGAATCTTTCCCGTGGAAAATGTGATTTGCGCCATTTCGGTTATCAGCCAATCGGCTGCTTTGGCGATCAGAGGAGTGTGAAAAGGACCACCGACAACCAGAGGCAATACTCTTTTGGCTCCCTTTGCCTTCGCTAGTTCTCCTGCTTTAGCCACTCCGGTATCGGTTCCGGAAATCACGGTTTGGATGGGAGTATTGAAGTTCACAGCCTGTACCAATCCCGCTGCAGAGGCTTCTACGCAGATCTCACTGACAGTCTGGGAATCCAGTCCGATCACTGCAGCCATAGCAAAGGGGATGTCGCCCACGGCTTTCATCATAAACTCTCCCCGCTTATTAACCAGATGCATGGCGTCTTCAAGGCTCAGAATTCCTGATGCTACCAATGCCGTGAATTCGCCGAGGGAGTGACCGGCCACAAAGTCCGGTTTCAGATCAAATCTCTTCCGGAATTCAGTTAAGGCGCACACGCTGTGGAAGAGGATTGCGGGCTGAGTAATCTGGGTTTGCTTGAGCA
This sequence is a window from Candidatus Cloacimonadota bacterium. Protein-coding genes within it:
- the rnc gene encoding ribonuclease III, which codes for MSKNLKNIVSQILEYFNGKHMPESYPKWEKSLQSLQKRMDYNFNDMTLLKAALTHKSYLRRHFNDHKMPSPFERMEFLGDSILGFVVSKELFSRHPNEQEGKLSKLKSKIVSETYLTLKANSLELGKYLLLSPEEAASGGAEKPSILSDSVEALICAIYLDSGIAAASRFIKSHLLINYEETVTRDELVNYKSILQEYLQGHNQDPPKYVTICEDGPEHQKVFTIEVRIGNKLSCIGKGNTKKAAHQEAARIACQKLGI
- the fabF gene encoding beta-ketoacyl-ACP synthase II; this encodes MQRRRVVITGIGAITPVGHNVVQTWHSLVGGVVGVGLISRFDTENLPVKIAAEVKNYNPEDHFEHKEVKKLDLYTQFAMIAAREAVIDAGLEPGNFDPDRTGVITGAGIGGILTFEEECIKCYTAGPRRISPFFIPKMIGNIAAAHISIEHNFKGINFNVMSACSSANHALGTALRSIQYGDADIVISGGTEAAVTPLAVGGFSSMRALSTRNDDPQTASRPFDKERDGFVMSEGAAMLVLEELEHAKARGAKIYAELAGYGASADAYHITAPSEDGEGSARAIIMAIKDAGLCIDDIDYINAHGTSTPLNDKGETQSIKTVFGAKAYKLKINSTKSMVGHMLGAAAGIEAIVCVKSIETGIIHPTMNLLNPDPDCDLDYTVACAAKQEVNAALSNSLGFGGHNSSVVITRYKG
- a CDS encoding acyl carrier protein; its protein translation is MDIEAKVKQIVMDKLGVEEAQIVPAANFIEDLRADSLDTVELVMAFEDEFGLTIPDEDQDKLRTVGQAIDYLKEKLG
- the fabG gene encoding 3-oxoacyl-[acyl-carrier-protein] reductase: MYDFTNTVILITGSARGIGFTLARHFAKANATVIVLDINNDAVQKAVDDLNTIGGKAFGYTGNVTDSAGIEELFAQIVQEHGKIDVLINNAGVTRDNLMIRMTEEEWQLVMDINLKGSFICTQKVFKHMMKARQGSIINMASVIGLMGNSGQANYAASKGGLIAFTKSCAKEFARRNIRVNAVAPGFIETEMTASLSDEIRASYATAIPLGRMGSPDDIAKICMFLASEDSSYITGQTIAVDGGLTMH
- the fabD gene encoding ACP S-malonyltransferase, translated to MKTAFVFPGQGAQYVGMAADYLAEDPALISLLQVFDAKHHSELLKAMREGPEDLLKQTQITQPAILFHSVCALTEFRKRFDLKPDFVAGHSLGEFTALVASGILSLEDAMHLVNKRGEFMMKAVGDIPFAMAAVIGLDSQTVSEICVEASAAGLVQAVNFNTPIQTVISGTDTGVAKAGELAKAKGAKRVLPLVVGGPFHTPLIAKAADWLITEMAQITFSTGKIPVISNYDALPSADGDIEREKLGKQIISAVRWVDSVRYMIDHGVERFIEFGPQKVLSGMIKNIDKEVAVYSVDRKVDFAELERLLA